The following proteins come from a genomic window of Maribacter sp. HTCC2170:
- a CDS encoding MFS transporter: MSFGFLGIQFGFALQNANVSRIFETLGASKDELPILWLAAPVTGLLVQPIIGYYSDRTWHKKWGRRRPFFAIGAILATIALFAMPNSTALWMAVIMLWLMDASINISMEPFRAFVGDMLPNEQRTSGFAMQSFFIGIGAIVASALPYIFTNWFGISNIAPDGGIPDSVKWSFYLGGIAYFCAVMWTVIKTEEYPPDDLEQLKAENAETGVFTGLKESFMGIFHMPKTMVQLSFVQFFSWFALFAMWIYTTSAVTSHVYGTSDTTSTIYNEGADWVGICFAIYNGIAAVVAFLLPVIAKKTSRRVTHLMALVLGGIGLISIYFITDPNMLLISMIGVGIAWASILSMPYAMLSSILPANKMGYYMGVFNFFIVIPQIVAAGILGFMLKSFFENDSIYALIIGGVSMFIAALLCLIVQDNEE; encoded by the coding sequence ATGAGTTTCGGATTTTTAGGAATCCAGTTCGGGTTTGCACTTCAAAACGCCAACGTAAGTAGAATATTTGAAACCCTCGGTGCTTCTAAAGATGAGCTTCCCATTCTATGGCTTGCGGCGCCTGTTACAGGTCTTTTGGTTCAACCAATAATCGGATATTATAGTGACCGTACTTGGCATAAAAAATGGGGACGAAGAAGACCATTCTTTGCTATTGGCGCAATCCTAGCTACTATAGCATTGTTCGCAATGCCAAATTCCACGGCACTTTGGATGGCCGTTATCATGCTTTGGTTAATGGATGCCTCAATCAACATAAGTATGGAGCCCTTTAGAGCCTTTGTAGGTGATATGTTACCCAATGAACAACGAACCAGTGGTTTTGCCATGCAAAGCTTCTTTATTGGGATAGGCGCAATTGTAGCCTCTGCCCTACCTTATATTTTTACCAACTGGTTTGGTATAAGTAATATAGCCCCTGATGGTGGTATTCCCGATTCAGTTAAATGGTCGTTCTATTTGGGTGGAATTGCCTACTTCTGTGCAGTAATGTGGACTGTCATCAAAACAGAAGAATACCCACCGGACGATTTGGAACAACTAAAAGCGGAGAATGCCGAGACCGGAGTTTTCACTGGGTTAAAGGAATCATTTATGGGAATTTTTCATATGCCCAAAACCATGGTACAGTTGTCTTTTGTACAATTTTTTTCATGGTTTGCTTTGTTTGCAATGTGGATTTATACAACATCAGCGGTAACAAGTCATGTCTACGGTACGTCGGACACTACCTCTACGATTTACAATGAAGGTGCGGACTGGGTTGGAATTTGTTTTGCCATTTATAATGGTATTGCCGCAGTAGTGGCTTTTCTACTTCCTGTAATCGCGAAAAAAACAAGTCGAAGAGTAACCCATTTAATGGCCTTGGTCCTTGGGGGAATAGGATTGATCTCAATCTACTTTATCACCGACCCTAATATGCTCTTAATTTCAATGATAGGTGTTGGAATCGCTTGGGCCAGCATTTTGTCTATGCCTTATGCAATGCTATCGAGCATTCTCCCTGCAAATAAAATGGGATATTATATGGGGGTTTTTAATTTCTTCATAGTAATTCCGCAAATTGTCGCAGCCGGTATACTTGGGTTTATGTTAAAATCGTTTTTTGAAAATGATTCTATCTATGCCTTGATTATTGGTGGTGTTTCTATGTTCATTGCTGCCCTTTTATGTTTAATTGTTCAGGATAATGAAGAGTAA
- a CDS encoding carboxymuconolactone decarboxylase family protein → MSWIKTISYAKATAQLKSIYKRVKGPDNNIDNVLMLHSLRPHTLLGHMTLYKSVLHHTGNTLPKWYLESIGVYVSYLNDCAYCVEHHSAGLKRLLNDDEKYYRFMESIENDKLKSFFDPTYFSGMAYVKKLTLSPNKILKHDFTTLQDVGFSDGEILEINQVTSYFNYVNRSVLGLGVNTKGDIIGLSPKENDNPENWNHT, encoded by the coding sequence ATGAGTTGGATTAAAACAATTTCCTACGCGAAAGCAACTGCTCAGTTAAAAAGCATTTACAAAAGAGTAAAAGGGCCAGATAACAATATAGACAATGTATTAATGCTTCATAGCTTAAGGCCTCATACCCTATTGGGCCATATGACACTTTATAAAAGTGTTTTACATCATACCGGAAACACTTTGCCTAAATGGTATTTAGAGTCCATTGGTGTTTATGTTAGTTATTTGAATGATTGCGCCTATTGCGTAGAACATCACTCAGCTGGTCTAAAACGATTGCTGAATGATGATGAGAAATATTACCGTTTTATGGAATCTATTGAAAATGATAAGCTCAAATCATTTTTTGATCCGACATATTTTTCTGGAATGGCATACGTTAAAAAGCTGACCTTATCACCAAATAAGATTCTAAAACATGATTTTACGACACTTCAGGATGTGGGTTTTTCGGATGGTGAAATTTTAGAAATCAATCAGGTTACGAGTTATTTTAATTATGTAAACAGAAGTGTTTTAGGGCTAGGAGTTAACACTAAAGGCGATATTATTGGTTTATCACCCAAGGAGAATGATAACCCAGAGAATTGGAACCACACATAA
- a CDS encoding PQQ-binding-like beta-propeller repeat protein, with amino-acid sequence MILLGNTSLFAQKSWAKKAPGIGTFSSPRITDLNKDGIGDIVLGAGRKEFQACDSAVIALDGRSGKMLWKVGAKDQIFGSAALHDITNDGIMDVFINGRSAELIAINGKTGEVIWRFEKPIGQEKEWFNFYNPQFIPDQNGDFQDDILISNGGDVLAEPHDPNRAPGHLVIIDSKNGKILSRAKMPDEGEIYMSVSVLPNMPSDYKNVIFGTGGETIGGHLYVTSIDEIYSGDLSNSIQLARSEKKGFVGPGVWVDINSDGTYDIVTNAVDGRLLAFDGKSYEPIWSVSVPNTEAYSSVAVGRFTDDDIPDFFVSYAQGVWPDLEWSKQVMVNGSNGKVEYEDTLGFYQLSTPVVVDLTGDGKDEALLPMNYQITNEYQMKFFHNNIMAVEFTEKVSAELDLQNEGNNLSSTPWIGDLDDNGYLDIIYVHGTNVKQTYTFDGLQINRIDTKFPIVGEIKWGSYMGSQYNGVYKK; translated from the coding sequence ATGATATTACTAGGTAATACATCATTGTTTGCGCAGAAATCATGGGCCAAAAAGGCTCCGGGAATAGGGACATTCTCTTCTCCTAGGATCACTGATTTAAACAAAGATGGAATTGGCGATATTGTTCTTGGTGCTGGCCGAAAAGAGTTTCAAGCGTGTGATTCCGCCGTGATTGCCTTGGATGGTAGGTCGGGAAAAATGCTTTGGAAAGTGGGTGCCAAAGATCAAATTTTTGGCTCTGCAGCGTTACACGATATTACCAACGATGGAATTATGGATGTTTTTATTAATGGACGGTCAGCAGAATTAATCGCCATAAATGGTAAAACGGGTGAGGTCATTTGGAGATTTGAAAAGCCTATTGGTCAAGAAAAGGAATGGTTTAATTTTTATAATCCGCAGTTTATACCAGATCAGAATGGCGATTTTCAGGATGATATATTAATATCAAATGGAGGAGATGTTCTAGCTGAACCTCATGATCCCAATAGGGCACCAGGTCATCTGGTAATAATCGATAGTAAAAACGGAAAAATTCTCAGCAGGGCAAAAATGCCTGATGAGGGTGAAATTTACATGTCAGTTTCCGTATTACCCAATATGCCTTCTGACTATAAGAATGTAATTTTTGGAACAGGTGGTGAAACCATAGGAGGCCATTTGTACGTTACTTCTATTGACGAAATATATTCTGGGGATTTATCCAATTCGATTCAACTTGCAAGAAGTGAAAAAAAAGGTTTTGTAGGCCCTGGTGTTTGGGTTGATATCAATAGTGATGGCACTTATGATATTGTTACAAACGCGGTTGATGGTAGGCTTTTAGCATTTGATGGAAAATCCTATGAGCCAATTTGGTCGGTTAGTGTGCCAAACACAGAAGCCTATAGTTCTGTTGCTGTGGGCAGATTCACAGATGACGACATACCTGATTTTTTTGTCTCCTATGCTCAAGGGGTATGGCCAGACTTAGAATGGTCTAAACAAGTAATGGTAAATGGTAGCAACGGAAAAGTTGAGTATGAGGACACATTAGGCTTTTATCAATTAAGTACACCAGTGGTGGTTGATTTAACTGGTGACGGAAAGGATGAAGCGTTACTTCCCATGAATTATCAAATTACCAATGAGTATCAGATGAAATTCTTTCATAACAATATTATGGCGGTTGAGTTCACTGAAAAAGTTTCGGCTGAATTGGATTTACAAAATGAAGGAAATAATCTTTCATCCACTCCTTGGATTGGTGATTTGGACGATAATGGCTATTTAGATATCATTTATGTACATGGAACCAATGTCAAGCAGACATATACATTTGATGGGCTGCAGATCAACAGAATTGACACAAAATTTCCGATTGTAGGGGAAATCAAATGGGGTTCCTATATGGGCAGCCAATATAATGGGGTTTATAAAAAATAA
- a CDS encoding TonB-dependent receptor — protein sequence MKQLVLITVILISTIAHSQTKVSGTVTDSKNNPVIGANVYLEGTYDGSSTDDNGNFEFETMESGSQTLIVSAITYETHYEMGDVSYFKDLKIKMIEAINHLSGVTLTAGSFEAGDNSKVSVLKPLDIVTTAGAAGDFVGALQTLPGTSTVSEDGRLFVRGGAAGETQVFIDGLRVFQPFSATANNIPTRGRFSPFLFKGITFSTGGYSAEYGQALSSVLLLNTTDEPEQEKTDISVMSVGGGVGHTEIWGDESLSINTSYINLAPYEKLVPSTQGTKWNRPYESISGEAVFRSKGEKNIFKLYTGFNHSNLDISQEDINYEDFVRFKLKNNNLYFNSSYKHYLENDWTLSTGASISMDKNKIEIISDDIETKEIGAHLKLKLRKNFSNRFQLNFGGEYFNMNYDDLFTTQNGSSFESKFNDDLFAVFSEADIFFSNRFAMKLGLRAENSNAMNLFNVSPRVSLAYKSSDKGQFSLAYGDFYQNPSVEYLKFDEALDSEKTSHYIFNYQYLDNGKTFRAEAYYKDYDKLVKYNTLRPQFNSEYNNLGSGYAAGLDVFWRDNKNIKNLDYWVSYSYLDTERDYLNFEEKATPNFAPKHNLSLVTKYWVEDLRSQVGFSYNYASGRPYNNPNSNTFLTGKTKSYNNLSFNWAYLVSQQKILYFSINNALGFNNVNGYQYANEAKMNGVFERRTIRPSAETFFFVGFFWTISNDKNSNQLDNL from the coding sequence ATGAAACAATTAGTCTTAATTACTGTAATTCTCATATCTACGATTGCCCATTCCCAAACCAAAGTATCAGGTACCGTTACTGATTCAAAAAACAATCCTGTTATAGGGGCAAACGTTTATTTAGAAGGAACTTATGATGGATCTTCGACCGATGATAATGGAAACTTCGAATTTGAAACCATGGAAAGCGGGTCACAAACATTGATTGTTTCCGCTATTACCTATGAAACTCATTATGAAATGGGAGATGTATCTTATTTCAAAGATTTGAAAATTAAAATGATCGAAGCGATAAATCATTTGTCCGGGGTTACCTTGACAGCTGGTTCCTTTGAGGCAGGTGATAATTCGAAAGTATCAGTTCTTAAACCACTGGATATTGTTACTACGGCAGGTGCGGCGGGAGATTTCGTGGGAGCGCTGCAAACCTTACCGGGAACAAGTACAGTAAGTGAAGACGGCCGATTGTTTGTACGTGGTGGAGCTGCAGGTGAAACGCAGGTGTTCATTGACGGGTTAAGGGTTTTTCAACCTTTTAGCGCAACGGCCAATAATATTCCTACTAGGGGAAGGTTTTCACCATTTCTTTTTAAAGGAATCACTTTTAGTACTGGGGGTTATTCTGCGGAATATGGTCAGGCGCTTTCAAGTGTATTATTGTTGAATACTACTGATGAGCCCGAGCAAGAGAAAACAGATATTTCTGTAATGTCTGTTGGAGGTGGAGTAGGGCATACAGAGATTTGGGGAGACGAATCATTGAGTATAAATACCTCATACATTAATTTAGCCCCTTACGAAAAATTGGTTCCTTCCACTCAAGGAACAAAATGGAACAGGCCCTATGAATCTATTTCTGGAGAAGCAGTATTCCGTAGTAAAGGGGAGAAAAATATATTTAAACTGTATACAGGTTTTAATCATAGTAATCTTGATATTTCACAGGAAGACATAAATTATGAAGACTTCGTAAGGTTTAAATTAAAGAACAACAACCTCTACTTTAATTCATCATACAAGCATTATTTGGAGAATGACTGGACCCTTTCAACTGGTGCAAGTATATCTATGGATAAGAATAAAATTGAAATTATTTCCGATGATATTGAAACCAAGGAAATAGGAGCACACCTTAAACTTAAATTACGCAAGAACTTTAGCAACCGGTTTCAATTAAATTTTGGTGGTGAGTATTTTAATATGAATTATGATGATTTATTTACTACCCAGAACGGCTCTAGCTTTGAAAGTAAATTCAACGATGATTTGTTCGCGGTATTTAGTGAGGCCGACATATTTTTCAGCAATAGATTTGCCATGAAATTGGGTTTACGGGCCGAAAACTCAAATGCGATGAATCTATTCAATGTTTCACCACGAGTTTCTTTAGCCTACAAGAGCAGTGATAAGGGGCAATTCTCTTTGGCCTATGGGGATTTTTATCAAAACCCTTCTGTAGAATATTTGAAATTTGATGAAGCTCTTGATTCCGAAAAGACTTCACATTATATCTTTAATTACCAGTATTTGGATAATGGCAAAACTTTTAGGGCAGAAGCCTATTACAAAGATTATGACAAATTAGTGAAGTATAATACATTACGACCACAGTTCAACTCAGAATACAACAACCTGGGGAGTGGTTATGCAGCAGGACTTGACGTTTTTTGGAGGGATAATAAAAACATCAAGAATCTGGATTATTGGGTGTCATATTCTTATTTAGATACAGAGCGTGATTATTTGAATTTTGAAGAAAAGGCAACCCCCAACTTTGCACCAAAACATAACCTTTCGCTGGTGACCAAGTATTGGGTAGAAGACTTACGTTCACAAGTAGGATTCTCCTATAATTATGCTTCGGGCAGACCATATAACAATCCAAATTCCAACACATTTCTAACTGGAAAAACCAAATCATACAATAATTTGAGTTTCAATTGGGCGTATCTTGTCTCTCAACAGAAAATACTTTATTTCTCTATTAACAATGCTCTGGGTTTCAATAATGTAAACGGATATCAATATGCTAATGAAGCTAAAATGAATGGAGTTTTTGAACGGAGAACAATTAGACCATCTGCAGAAACTTTCTTCTTTGTAGGGTTCTTTTGGACCATTAGCAACGATAAAAACAGTAACCAGTTAGACAATTTATGA
- a CDS encoding DUF2141 domain-containing protein, which translates to MKTLKTLIIIVKIALTSSMNAQETNGSTVTVNIENVLSDEGQILGALHTEETFMKGPGLFNETLKASKGNITLTFKNVQPGTFAIMLLHDGNENNRMDFEANGMPKEAYATSGEMELYGPPTFKASKFEVTNEDLEFSIRF; encoded by the coding sequence ATGAAAACACTTAAAACCTTAATCATTATTGTAAAAATTGCATTAACAAGTTCAATGAATGCACAAGAAACAAATGGCAGTACTGTAACGGTGAACATTGAAAATGTTCTTTCTGACGAAGGCCAAATACTTGGAGCTTTGCACACAGAAGAAACTTTTATGAAAGGACCTGGTCTTTTTAATGAGACACTTAAAGCCAGTAAGGGAAATATCACCCTTACTTTCAAAAATGTACAACCAGGCACTTTTGCGATTATGCTACTACACGACGGAAATGAAAATAATAGAATGGATTTTGAGGCCAACGGAATGCCCAAAGAGGCATATGCAACTTCGGGAGAGATGGAACTATATGGTCCACCGACCTTCAAGGCTTCCAAATTTGAGGTTACCAATGAAGATTTGGAGTTTAGCATCAGGTTTTAA
- a CDS encoding Dps family protein gives MILNSIGLNADKSKELSHELNGLLANFQQYYQNLRGIHWNIKGKRFFDLHVKFEELYDDANLKVDEIAERVLTLGGVPMHTFEDYIESAKVPVGKNITKDEEAIRLIVGSLTQLLIIERGILNASDDAEDEGTNSMMSDFITQQEKTVWMMKAWLAEEI, from the coding sequence ATGATATTAAATAGTATAGGCTTAAATGCGGATAAATCGAAGGAGTTGAGCCATGAATTGAATGGACTTTTGGCCAATTTTCAACAGTATTACCAAAACCTTAGGGGAATACATTGGAATATTAAAGGGAAACGTTTTTTTGACCTTCATGTGAAGTTCGAGGAATTATATGACGATGCAAACTTAAAGGTAGATGAAATCGCAGAACGTGTTTTGACATTAGGAGGAGTGCCGATGCATACATTTGAGGATTACATTGAAAGTGCCAAAGTCCCAGTTGGAAAGAACATAACGAAAGATGAAGAAGCGATTCGTCTGATAGTGGGCTCACTTACACAATTACTGATAATTGAGCGCGGAATTTTAAACGCTTCTGATGATGCTGAAGATGAGGGTACAAATTCAATGATGAGCGATTTTATCACCCAACAAGAAAAAACGGTTTGGATGATGAAAGCTTGGTTGGCAGAGGAAATATAA
- a CDS encoding efflux RND transporter periplasmic adaptor subunit, which translates to MNKKKLFLFGTPVIIAFLLYLFFGGTSEEDIAITAKVTKGSFLNEVIISGEAQSTSLKKIDAPVELRNYRLYDVKIQDLVPEGTVVKEGDYVGKLDPSGINGQILDAQLNLESAESKYTQEQLDTTLTLKQERTSIKDIQFNIEEDKLELKRSIYESPVTIRQLEIKIERAERDLKEKKEDYSIKKRKAIAKMVEVGTEVSKIRKKLDGLLELQKSFTIHSTANGMITYMKNRDGSKRIVGSSIAPWDPTIATLPDLTKMESKTYANEVDIRKIKKDLSVTIGFDAFPDVMLEGTVTSVANVGEKKRGSDINLFQVMVKLNETNTNIRPGMTTSNRILIEEEENVLTVPLEAIFSKDSVSYVYTKSGFSITKKEIELGDSNFDAVVVKNGLKENDVVYLSKPDGLEEKSIALLNK; encoded by the coding sequence ATGAATAAGAAAAAACTCTTCCTCTTTGGAACCCCCGTAATTATTGCTTTCCTTTTATACCTTTTCTTCGGAGGAACATCCGAGGAAGACATTGCCATCACTGCTAAAGTCACAAAAGGTTCCTTTTTAAATGAGGTTATTATTTCTGGAGAAGCACAATCCACTAGTCTAAAGAAAATAGATGCGCCTGTAGAGCTTCGAAATTATCGTCTCTATGATGTGAAAATCCAGGATTTAGTACCGGAAGGTACCGTCGTTAAAGAAGGGGACTATGTTGGCAAATTAGATCCTTCTGGTATTAATGGACAAATTTTAGATGCCCAATTAAATCTCGAAAGCGCCGAGTCAAAGTATACACAAGAACAATTGGATACCACCCTTACCCTAAAACAGGAAAGAACCTCTATCAAAGATATCCAATTCAATATAGAAGAGGATAAACTGGAATTGAAGCGGTCCATATACGAATCTCCCGTTACCATTAGACAATTAGAAATAAAAATAGAAAGAGCAGAGAGGGACTTAAAAGAGAAAAAAGAAGATTATTCCATAAAAAAGAGAAAGGCCATAGCCAAAATGGTCGAGGTTGGTACTGAAGTTTCTAAAATTAGAAAGAAACTGGATGGCCTTCTTGAACTTCAAAAGTCCTTTACAATTCATTCTACAGCAAATGGAATGATTACTTATATGAAGAATAGAGATGGTTCTAAAAGAATAGTTGGGTCCAGCATTGCACCGTGGGATCCAACCATTGCCACATTGCCGGATTTAACAAAAATGGAATCGAAGACTTATGCCAATGAAGTTGATATTCGGAAAATAAAAAAGGACTTGTCTGTTACTATTGGTTTTGATGCCTTCCCTGATGTAATGCTAGAAGGCACCGTTACCAGTGTTGCTAATGTTGGTGAAAAAAAGAGGGGATCTGATATCAATCTATTTCAAGTCATGGTAAAACTAAATGAGACCAATACCAATATAAGGCCAGGTATGACCACTTCTAATCGAATTCTAATTGAAGAGGAAGAAAATGTATTAACCGTACCACTTGAGGCCATTTTTTCCAAGGATTCCGTTAGCTACGTATATACAAAGTCTGGATTTTCAATTACAAAGAAGGAAATAGAACTAGGAGATTCTAACTTTGATGCTGTGGTTGTTAAAAACGGTTTAAAAGAAAATGATGTGGTTTATTTAAGTAAACCCGATGGCCTTGAGGAAAAAAGTATTGCACTATTAAATAAGTAG
- a CDS encoding ABC transporter permease, which yields MIDKILIEQVKSNLKEAIRVILANKVRTLLTALGIIFGVAAVITMLAIGKGAEKEILAQLELVGVNNIVVTPIPEEAEEDDSQDNEDGSSAEIKRFSKGLDLLDVNSILNTIPTVKQVSPEVIMDTYVINAGKQNSVKLIGVTNAFFETSNINIGRGRNFSEKQAMHAMPVCVIGEKVEKKIFTGESALGKQIKVKDVWLKVVGVIEEKLISETAQENLGIRDLNQDVYIPIKAFLVRYKDRKVIGDQPIDYNQMFGQQGGPKKRIPRGNYHQIDKLTIQVNNSNELKSTAEVVSKMLRRKHNDMLDFEITIPINLLKQQQKTKQIFNIVLSIIAGISLLIGGIGIMNIMLASILERTKEIGIMKAIGATKQDIILQFLSESVLISLGGGIIGVLLGIIASYGLQLATDIETVITAGSITLSFFVATFIGLIFGVFPAKSAAQKNPIEAIRHE from the coding sequence ATGATAGACAAAATACTTATTGAACAGGTTAAATCTAATCTGAAAGAGGCAATTCGTGTAATTCTAGCTAACAAGGTACGTACATTATTGACGGCCTTAGGAATCATTTTTGGGGTTGCAGCAGTAATTACCATGCTTGCTATTGGAAAGGGAGCCGAAAAAGAAATTCTCGCACAATTGGAATTAGTCGGTGTAAACAATATTGTCGTTACACCTATACCGGAAGAAGCCGAAGAAGATGATTCCCAAGATAATGAAGATGGCAGTTCAGCAGAAATCAAGAGATTTTCGAAGGGATTGGATTTATTGGATGTTAACAGTATACTAAATACTATTCCAACGGTTAAGCAGGTAAGCCCTGAGGTTATTATGGATACTTATGTGATAAATGCCGGGAAACAGAATTCTGTTAAATTGATCGGAGTTACCAATGCGTTCTTTGAAACTTCAAATATTAATATAGGTAGGGGGCGAAACTTTTCGGAAAAACAAGCCATGCATGCTATGCCAGTATGTGTCATTGGGGAAAAAGTTGAAAAAAAAATATTTACAGGTGAAAGTGCCTTAGGCAAGCAAATTAAGGTCAAAGATGTTTGGCTTAAGGTGGTTGGCGTCATTGAGGAAAAACTAATTTCGGAAACCGCCCAAGAGAATTTGGGTATCCGAGATTTAAATCAAGATGTCTATATTCCCATAAAAGCGTTTTTAGTGCGGTACAAGGACCGTAAGGTAATTGGTGACCAACCGATAGATTATAATCAAATGTTTGGGCAACAAGGTGGTCCTAAAAAGCGTATACCAAGGGGAAATTATCATCAAATAGATAAGTTAACTATCCAGGTCAACAATTCAAATGAATTAAAATCCACTGCCGAAGTTGTTAGCAAAATGCTCAGACGAAAGCATAATGATATGCTGGATTTTGAAATCACTATTCCCATAAACCTATTAAAACAACAACAGAAAACAAAACAAATATTCAATATTGTCTTGAGTATTATTGCCGGGATATCATTGTTAATAGGCGGTATTGGTATTATGAACATTATGTTGGCCTCGATTCTTGAAAGAACAAAAGAGATAGGCATAATGAAGGCCATAGGCGCCACTAAACAGGACATCATATTACAATTTTTATCAGAATCTGTTTTAATCAGTTTAGGTGGGGGTATTATTGGTGTCCTTTTAGGTATAATAGCTTCTTACGGATTGCAATTGGCTACTGATATTGAAACCGTTATAACTGCTGGCTCCATTACTTTATCCTTTTTTGTGGCCACTTTTATTGGCCTTATTTTCGGAGTATTTCCTGCAAAATCAGCAGCTCAAAAAAATCCCATTGAAGCTATTAGACATGAATGA